Genomic segment of Anguilla rostrata isolate EN2019 chromosome 13, ASM1855537v3, whole genome shotgun sequence:
AGTAGCAGCCCAGCACCACGCCCTGGGGGCAGAGAAACCCACATGGTCACAGTCAAGGAAATGCCCTCGGTCACGGTCACAGAAACCCACACCGAGAGAGAGCCGCGGAGTCACAGTCAGTGATCCAGACAGTCAGAGGAAAGCACGCAGTCAAAGAGTCTCAGAGAAGCAGACCCAATACTGTATGTTTAGAGAGCTCTATGCAGTCAGTCAAGAGACATCCAGTGAGACACTAAGTCAGGAGGCACACATCCTaagcaatgtttttattaaacacGTATTTTCTTGCACCGTTTAGCAACCAGCTGGCTTACCCCTTTGTAGATGTCCACCTCCAGAGTACTGTTGTCCAGGGGAAAGAGGTCAGTGTGGGGACTGCCTGTCTTATTACACATTTCATTCTGGAATGGACAGAGGACACTGCAATGACTTGTCATAAATATGCTAAATTGCATCCTGTAATCATCGATTTATACCCTGAAACTGGCAGTTTCAATTTATGACTTAAAAGACTGTCATGACAACTGCACTGAGGTTGAGAACATCTTCGTCAATGCAGCCTTTGCACAATGCAGCCATCCACCCCTGATGTAGGTCCCAGCCCACCCCTGTCTCTGGATCTCTTGCGTGTGTACACACCACTTCAAAATTGCTCTTGTTATAGAAGGCTTCGGCGAAGACAGCCACCACAAAGACGTTGATGAGAAAGGAGATGAAGAGTGCGATGGTCGACTCGATGAAGTAGTACTTATTggcctccttcacctccttctTATTGTTGCGGTCGATCTGtcgagactgagagagagaaaaacatacCTGAGAGACAAAACACCTAATTTTGGCAATTTGTACTTACTGTTTTCCGTTTCTGTTGGCCTTCAAACTCAAGTAAGAAATGTGTGTTAAATGAGTGTCAAATGAGGTTCTTTGAAACTGCTATGGCATTAGTCCAGTGCATTACCATTAGTCCTTCTGCAACTGCTTGTATTTGTCATTAGTATGTGATACACCCCTCGCCGTCctggtgtgctctctctcttttcaggTGACTACCATTCTTTCCAGAAAGCCATTTGGGATTGCCATGTTCTCATTACAGTGCAGTTTTAAAGGAGAGCCTCCTTAGAGGCAGTTAGTTctccttatgtattttttccacttttttttaagacaggcggaaagcagagagggctaCACAGAGATAGGGTGGCTCTACAGAAAGTACCAGAGGGTGGAGAATTGAACTCCCAgccgtttggggggggggggagatctaTATATGGGTTGAGAGTCATCCTTAAACGATTCTGATTGAGAAGAGCACCGAGCCACGGTGGCATGTCCCGATGCCCGGCCGGGTACCTTGACGAGCGCAGAGTGCAGGTAGATGTTGTGTGGCATGATGACGGCCCCCACGATGCCCACGGCCTGCTCCAGCTGTGTGGCGCTGCAGCCGGCGCAGTACGGCACGAACATCCCCTTCAGGAGCTCGCCCTGGTCCGGCCTCACCAGCACATACTGCGCGACACAGGAGCCATCAGGTCAGACGCTCTCCACCGCTCAAGCAAGACCATTCAGAGACCAGCACGTaaccacacacaaccaaacccacacacacagacacactctatCGCTCAATCAACACCATTCAGAGACCAGCACGTaaccacacacaaccaaacccacacacacagacacactctatCGCTCAAGCAACACCATTCAGAGACCAGCACGTaaccacacacaaccatacacacacccacagacacactctatCGCTCAATCAACACCATTCAGAGACCAGCATGTAACCATACACaaccaaacccacacacacagacacactctacCGCTCAAGCAAAACCATTCAGAGACCAGCACGTaaccacacacaaccatacccacacacacagacacactctacCGCTCAAGCAAAACCATTCAGAGACCAGCACGtaaccacacacaaccacactcacacccacagacacactctatCGCTCAATCAAGACCATTCAGAGACCAGCACGTAACCACACgcaaccatacacacacccacagaaacactCTACCGCTCAATCAAGACCATTCAGAGACCAGCACGTaaccacacacaaccatgcccacacacacagacacactctacCGCTCAAGCAAAACCATTCAGAAAAAAGCATGTAACCATGCGCAACCATactcacacccacagacacacaacattTTAAGCATATGAAAGTTCTATACACATCGTGCCATGGatttgggaaaaataataatttacctCATATCCAAAGCTGAGAGCCATGATAGTGATGAGAAACCCAAAAAAGGCTTCCAGTTTCCTTAGACCTGGAGGCAGAAAGAGTGTCAACATTGTTCACTTCAGTGCATTAACAAAAACAAGGTAAACCTTCTTTAAtccttgtgttctgtttacttattaGCACTGGTAAAACTATTCACCTGGGACAAATATACCCAGAACATTATTGGGATAATAaaagcaatacaaaaataaaaatgtacgtGACAATACTCAATATATATTACCTTAAATCTTAATtccaaacaatacaaaaaatgtacatggtTAATGGTCACCATTCACCTCTGCGAGATTGCATTTAACAATgactgtcattcatttttaggATAAAGATATGATTTGTCTATctgtgaaaattttaaatgaaaaaggttTTCTTGCAGTAGATTATTGATGTTTATTGTTCTGAACTGTCATTCTCAATTAATTTTCATCTTTGTTATATTCAAAAACACCAtataggtaaaaaaaaacaaaaaaaacaaagcaaatatagATGATGAACAAaaagaagccaaaaaaaaaaaaaaaattcacactgAATGAAATACATATATCAAAAGTCATTCCTTTATAACTGAAAGTTTAAAACAGGTCAGTTTGACACAAACTGAACACAAGGGTTCAGATAATCACATTTGTAGGATATCTGCGGTGCAGTTTGGTAAATTCACGAAGGCACGTGCATGCGCATGACTTTCTGCTGGTGTGAGGTAAAAACAAAATCGGTCATTTCACAGGacttctcaaaataaaaacGCATCAGAGGGGCACCTACCGTACTTgtccaggaagaggaagacgaaGGTGTCGAAGATAGTTATCAGAACGCCCGCCCACAGAGGAATCCTAAACAGTGGAGAAAAAGTGGGGAGTTTATACAGAGACCGTTGCCCTCGGCGACCGGTAGCCCCTGTGGCGGCCATGTTGGAGCGCTACCTGCCCATGGAGAGGAGGTTGAAGGCGATGGCGCAGCCGATGACCTCCTGCATGTCCGAGCCAATAATGGCCATCTCCACCATCAGCCACAGGATGATACGTGGAATCTGcgaaagaggaagagacagggatggagagggagaggaaggagggagagagtgagagggaggaagggagagagatgacttatgtttaaaaaacacagattaGACAACATGGTCAGGAGAGTACATAATGACATAGATAAGTCAGAAtacacattttcagttcagaatgttttttctttcgtAATGAACTTAACTAGAAGAAAACTATCTTAGGTTTCCcatttacagtacagagcaTAGTGTACATAAAAagaatactactactactacggaGCTGCGGGAGAGTTTTTGGGGGCTCACCGTGGGGTACTGGCGGTTGCAGACCTCGGCCAGGTGCATGCCGGTGACGACCCCCAGACGCGCGGCCAGTCTCTGCAGCAGGAGGCCGATGATGGTGGCTCCCAGGAGCACCCAGAGCAGCTGGGGGACGGGAAACGACAGCGCAGCCAGAAGGCGTGAGGCGTGCGTCCCTGCACCTGCACGGGTTCTCACATGCCCCCCTTTTCCAAATCCTCCATTACAAAAGGCGCAGGTGTACGAACGGCGCGTGGGTGGCGTACCTTGAACCCGGCTTTGGCGCCGGACTGCAGGTCCGACTCGATGTTCCCCGGGTCCAGGTAGGCGATGCTCATCAGGAAGCCGGGCCCGGTGAAGGCCCAGAGTTTCCGGAAACTGAACCCAAACTGCAGGAGAGAGCGTGAAAACTGTAACCAGCAACAAACAACACCATGAGACGtgattatatcacagctaaggggGCTGTGGCGATATAATCACAAAATATACCACCGCCTGTGTCATGAGTTATTACTTAAATACTGGACGCTCTAAAATTCATACCAAATAGcaaaacataatttacaaaACTGTCACTGACTGAGTGAGAGCTGTGGCTAGGAGTCTCTTAGGATGCAATGCATGATTGGCCATTGCATCACCTGTGGGGTGTTCTCTTCATCTCATCAACCAATAGCAGTACCTCTGGTTGTCCTGGCAACTGTGGTCTTACTATGGCTATAAGATAGGAAATGCTGACAATCATGATTGGGAATTTCAAATAAGGGAACAAAATTTGGACAGaatttgccttaaaaaaaacctaTGGTATATATACCAATACAAAGCATACAGTCTGCTCCAATCAAAGGGCTGCAGGACAAACCATCACTTGAATGGTCACAGACTAATCCACTCTAACACTGTCGCTACTCTTATCATTTGCCCCCCGCAACACACAAACGTCTCAAGGTGACTGATCAGAAAGATGTAGTTTGGGTTTGAAATAAGCTCAATAAGTTCATGACTGGACTTCTTGAAACAATCAGCTTTGGTTGACTGGCACTTGGACAGACCAGGACAGTATAATAGCGTGGGAACGATCCCCTGACCATTTCTTGCACGGGAAGCGAAGTTCCGAACCCTTTTCCCCCTACCTGACTGACATCCTCTGGGATGCGGACCTTCTCCTCAAAGTATGTGGAGAAGGGCTCGTCCTCCGACACGGGTGAGGCAGGGGGGGAGATGGAACTGTACTGCGCGCTCGTGATCTGGTCATTTTCCTGGTGATTTTCCTCTGTAGACAGGAGGGTGAGAGAAAAGAACGAGAGAGACTAAGtcattaaatgtcattaaacGATTTAAAACTTGAGGTGTTTTTATTCAAGCGCTTTTGAATTCACGTGTGGCACCAAACAATTTCCTCtcgagggagaggaagagagagtgcgagagggttaaggagagggagagaggaagagagaaagatgtATCCGAATTGCGAAAGTGCTGAGAAGTAATTAAAGATTACCACACTAAGGATCCCACCACTTACGTTCTTACATCCTGCAGCAAGGTTGCACAAAACACGCAGTGCCACTATTGCACAGGACTAACAGGAATGTCTGGGGGGTTAAAACTATGAGCAGCACTCCCCAGCATCGCTTGTGCTCTCCACATAAACAGGGCATGTAAAGTCATCACATGTCTATGACAATTTGTGCTGACAAATCCACAGCTGCCAAAAATAGCTTCTGTGCCAAATCACCCGTtccacactgagcacagaggaAACGTGACGGTGTGCGACCGGCCCGGCTGAAGGGTTGAATGGGTACACACAGCAGGACACCAGGAACAGATAAGAGACAAATCACGCAGCACTTTTACCCCAATCTTCATTTACAACCTTTAACTGCGCTCGCCATCACCTAAAACAACAAGGAAATCTTAAACCCCCTTCATATGCATAGCCTTTGTGAGGTCGCGTCCCCACAACGCACATAATACATCATGTGCCGCGGGCCTCCGGAATTCTGCCGCTCGTAAAATGCGAAAAACACGCCTGCCAATAAAACGTTATCTGCAGACCAAGCGGAGGCAATCAGTCCTTCTGTCTGCGTGTCCATTGTGACGCCTCGCCCATGGAGTACGAGGAGTCACAGGATTACTCACTGAGTCTGGAACGCTCGCTCACAACGCTCTTCTGTGCTCCCATTGCCCCGTCGGCGTCTCTCTCCGCTCCGCGCGACCTCGCCTCCCGCTCTTTAACGCCGGGCTGCGGCTCCGCCCGTACGCAGCTCTGAGATCCTCCCCGTCAGCTGCACTCGCATGTGAAAGTCCCGACAACTTCCCATTTCCCACCGAACGAAGTCGTGCAATAGGCTACACGCTGGCCTGTGTAGCAACAGGCTTGGTCAGAGCAGCATCACCTGACTGTCTGTCTTGACCCACTCTCTACATTGCACCCACCTAcccccttcgcccccccccactctggaCACACCCACGCTACCCTACTCATCACGGCCCTGTGAAAGTACTGTGTCGCCTCCAGCCCCAACAGCTGTTCTCTGAAAAATAATTCGGCTAATGACTGGGAAAAGGACATGATTGCATGCACAGAGTGCAAACAGATGCACCCTCTGCTTGGCCAAACTTAACCAAACGCAATGCGTGAGTTCAGTTTTCAAGGACTTATTGACTTTTACTAGCAAGCttaaaactgaaatttcatGCCCAATTATATAAACACATCTGATGATAAGACTAAGGTCAGCTTTAGAGATTATTTGCTGGAAAAACCACAGATGTCCTTTTCAACACAACACTGATAGGAACTAAGCCGCTGTAGGCTGTATTTGTACATTAACGTTCCTTGTCCGATTCTGCATTTTAAGACCTCTGCACATgggggttgcgggtttgaatTTCAGGTGGGGTACTCATGTTTCATCactgagcaagacacttaatcTGAATTACTGCAGTAAATTATCCAGCTAAAGTAATGGAcaccatgtaaaaaaatgcaagcAGTGAACGTTGCTCTGGAAAAGGGTGTGTGCTAAGcgtattaaaaacaaaaattcagaataaggaaaaaaacaaaaggcccGTGATGTCATCCAAGTCTGAGGTCCACGAGTCCACTTTAATGCTGAtgccaaagaaaaagaaaaatggtacAGTCTCAGGGGCCGCTGCGCACCAGGCTGTGCGCGAATGTATGTCTATGTAGCTTTTCACTCAGGGACACTGTCTGTGAAGACACCCATAACTGTGCCATGTCAAAAAGGGAAGCGGGACTGCAGTGCTACTGTATTACCGTTTCTACTAATACTAGGCCTATTGCCATTACTGATTTAGTTAATGTCAGTTACTTTTTTCTCATGTTCTGACTTTCTTCTATCCAAAACTTCCCACAAATGACAATGCATGGAACTTTGCACACATGCTCAGTCTGCTCCCAAACAAAAGCATTAAGCATTTTCTTGattatatgttttttaattgcatAACAACAAATTTAACAATTACTTAAATTTATGTCTTCATAATCAGTCAGAACTATTATTGACGTGAATGATCACGTTAGAAATACTTGAATtgggttatttaaaaaatgtcacattcCCAATAAACTTGTAGGACAGTGTGGTGCAGAGGCAGTATTCTGGGTTTGCAATCACACTGTTGTGAGTTCCCCCACTTTCTGTTAACATTCACCCACTCCTTCACCCACTCCGGGTGAAGGGTGACAGAAAGAGCAGAAGatgtaaattgtttatttacatttgtcTCTGTTGCATTCTCCATTTCGTTCTTCCAGTTCATCACCTGACCGGCCGTTGTCGTCTCCGGTTACTGTTTGAAAAAGCCGCCGTTCACCACTTACCAGTGGAGGCTAGCTCCTCGAGCTTGTGCTTGGTGGTTTGTGTATCGGGATTGCTTCGTTTGACTTTGTGCATTTGAccctatttttgtttgattccgaTTCCCATCCagcccctctgctttgtttgctgattgtattttgtgtttgaccattTGCTCGTCCTCGACCTCAAAAATCATTTTGTCCTCTGCTCGCTGTGTAGTGATTCCGATTAGTTGGTGTGTTCCCAGCTAGACAACCAATTCTTCCATCCATCGGGACAtgactttgttatttttcctttattatttatgaaggTACTCTGGGTGACGTTTTAACTCTCCATTGGGGGTACGCTATTCAGACTTTTGGTTTCAGACTATTAACTAATTCTCTGAAGCTCAGTGTTCAAAGCCGCCCCATGCCCAGGACCCTTCAAAGACTAGCCAGCTTTTAGTTAgatttggataggcagatagggacCGGAGTAACAAGTTGGTTTGCAGTATCATTTCCCTTACCCCACTCATTTTCCTCAACCTACGTCCTGTCACGGTCTGACCCTAGACCAAGTTGTAACATCCTGTGACACTGCCCTTAAAAACTAACTCAAGTGTTTGTTCTAGTTTCTTTCGTTTAATGtggtaattacaaaatgtttctcatttcaTCAAATAGCTACAACTCCCCCGGTTACTAAGTAGCTGAATCAGCACATGAAAGGATGAATGTGACAAGTGGTCAGTGAGGCTTTTAAAGTGTTGTCAAGGTTGGTTTGCTGGAGCAGAGCTGGTGACTTCAATTGACAAGACCTAAAGCTCATTGGCTCTAATGAGTGTTGCCAGTGCTTCAACTCTAAATGGAAGAACAAACCAATTGTTTGTATCAGAAAGCAACCCATACATCATTTCCTGAGTACCATCTCAAATACAAAATTTAGCCGGTTGTTTATTCTTAGTGTGTTATAGTATATGTGCCAAGACAATAGCGGGTCGGTTGAGTCCTAAATTACGCATCACAATTGGAGACctaaacatttaatttgtcaaCTGCATGGAAAATAAAGGGAAGCGTCCAAGTATTGTAATGATAAATCCATTTGTTTCAAACCACTTCCTAGGTCCAGTCACTTTTTTGAAGTGTTCAGGACTTTAACACTCGATCGCTTAGCCTTACCATTTGTAGTTTAGCCCGTTTCTTCCTTCGCTGTTTTCAAATATTCTGGCCAAACAACCCGGTCCGTTTTTACCAAACTTGGCAGAAtgataaaatgtgaatgttcaAGTTTGACAGAGATCGGCCTCATGGTGGAGCAGTCAGTAACAGTCAGTCGAACAAAAAATTATTACTTCCACTATGTTTGGCCTAGAAATGCAAAACCAGCATCCATACACTCCCCAAATTAAAGTGcacaaattttcattttaaacccaTAGAATccaccatattggattttcctccattttgaatgtaaatattttaaattaaaaaatgtggcAGCAGTAAGCCAATAAATGTGCATGGGGCGTGGCTTTTTACAGAACACTTTATCACAAAGTGATTAAACTTGGCATGCACATGTAGCCTATTGCTCCATCCTGAGCACAGTCACAAAGCAGTCACACCCCGTGGTGGCACTGGAGCTcaaaaagttaaatgaattcattaaaatcATTGTTCCATCACAGAGATATCAAAAGTGCTGGAATGACCATTCACCACACTAggtacatatacacatgccTTGTGTGtcactgccattttgaattagTAGCCATTTTCTTTCACTTCTACTTTCCTCAGTTCTAGCCTAAACACGTTGATTTATATGAATCTTGCCATACTTGCCTACTAACCTTTAGGAAATTTGGTGCTGACTGCCCACATGGTGGCGTTATAACAGTCAACTGAAACTGCAATATTTAAACAATGAGAACACCTGCAATGTTTGACCTTGAGATGTGAAACTAATTTTCTGGTCCttatgaaaaacatatttctttcaAGGACCCATATGTCTATCATTatggattttccaccattttgcataaattaaaaaacactaaCCCAGCATTCACACAGCAAGCAATTCGGGTGACCAGTAGCCAGAAGTCCATTTATTCTCTTTGTAGCTGAGCTTGCGTATGACATCAACAGACCAAACCCTCTAAATGTTTCATAAACAAAGTGCCTACTCAAAAAATTGTGGTAGCAGTAAGCCAATTAACTTGCCAACTTAATAATATAAGTAAATACTGTAATCATATTATGTGCTACTTTCAGTTAAACACAGAAAGTTAGAATAAATTAGCAGAATGAATTCAGATGTGCAAACATTAACCATGTATAGGCATGCAGTTAATTTTTGGTTTTAGACTTCCA
This window contains:
- the slc11a2 gene encoding natural resistance-associated macrophage protein 2 isoform X2 produces the protein MKTDGEADLLEEENHQENDQITSAQYSSISPPASPVSEDEPFSTYFEEKVRIPEDVSQFGFSFRKLWAFTGPGFLMSIAYLDPGNIESDLQSGAKAGFKLLWVLLGATIIGLLLQRLAARLGVVTGMHLAEVCNRQYPTIPRIILWLMVEMAIIGSDMQEVIGCAIAFNLLSMGRIPLWAGVLITIFDTFVFLFLDKYGLRKLEAFFGFLITIMALSFGYEYVLVRPDQGELLKGMFVPYCAGCSATQLEQAVGIVGAVIMPHNIYLHSALVKSRQIDRNNKKEVKEANKYYFIESTIALFISFLINVFVVAVFAEAFYNKSNFEVNEMCNKTGSPHTDLFPLDNSTLEVDIYKGGVVLGCYFGPAALYIWAVGILAAGQSSTMTGTYSGQFVMEGFLNLRWSRFARVLLTRSIAITPTLLVAVFQDVQHLTGMNDFLNVLQSMQLPFALIPILTFTSLTSIMSDFANGLFWKIGGGVVILMVCAINMYFVVVYVTTLNSVVLYVFAALLSFLYLCFVGYLAWQCLVALGVSCLDVGSRMRLGLTGHTDIYLLNDMDHDVGVER
- the slc11a2 gene encoding natural resistance-associated macrophage protein 2 isoform X1 translates to MGAQKSVVSERSRLKENHQENDQITSAQYSSISPPASPVSEDEPFSTYFEEKVRIPEDVSQFGFSFRKLWAFTGPGFLMSIAYLDPGNIESDLQSGAKAGFKLLWVLLGATIIGLLLQRLAARLGVVTGMHLAEVCNRQYPTIPRIILWLMVEMAIIGSDMQEVIGCAIAFNLLSMGRIPLWAGVLITIFDTFVFLFLDKYGLRKLEAFFGFLITIMALSFGYEYVLVRPDQGELLKGMFVPYCAGCSATQLEQAVGIVGAVIMPHNIYLHSALVKSRQIDRNNKKEVKEANKYYFIESTIALFISFLINVFVVAVFAEAFYNKSNFEVNEMCNKTGSPHTDLFPLDNSTLEVDIYKGGVVLGCYFGPAALYIWAVGILAAGQSSTMTGTYSGQFVMEGFLNLRWSRFARVLLTRSIAITPTLLVAVFQDVQHLTGMNDFLNVLQSMQLPFALIPILTFTSLTSIMSDFANGLFWKIGGGVVILMVCAINMYFVVVYVTTLNSVVLYVFAALLSFLYLCFVGYLAWQCLVALGVSCLDVGSRMRLGLTGHTDIYLLNDMDHDVGVER